From the Theileria equi strain WA chromosome 4 map unlocalized gcontig_1105316255041, whole genome shotgun sequence genome, one window contains:
- a CDS encoding conserved hypothetical protein (encoded by transcript BEWA_046010A), whose amino-acid sequence MPLCLVEDFENEILSLDFLDEFDPSASLDAGKAGIFVFYQNDVDGIAAMFILEHHARFRNGLKLANLPVSTESDVYTFIKKSLSIQSAYPDLKDGEWYFFVQNEEEMAIEEQEYDEMSGIYHCNSIASIMEQISKATHEANQAAIIYAASVGILSKAEHSSGIHLNVNARITELFQKTFLLDGGPFTSYDSEKSLLPLIMFTSVEEALRISPSVLVYDPRRTPETLADLRIHCNLKPDEFTAEFCNLDLVSLMNVNY is encoded by the exons ATGCCGTTGTGTCTCGTGGAAGACTTTGAGAATGAGATTCTCAGTTTGGATTTTCTGGATGAATTCGATCCGTCGGCCTCCCTAGACGCCGGAAAGGCCGGgatttttgttttttacCAAAATGACGTCGATGGTATCGCCGCTATGTTTATTCTCGAG CATCACGCAAGGTTCAGGAATGGACTAAAGCTGGCAAATCTGCCAGTATCCACAGAGTCGGATGTTTACACCTTTATCAAAAAGAGCCTCTCAATACAATCGGCATATCCAGATCTCAAG GACGGGGAATGGTATTTTTTCGTTCAAAACGAGGAAGAAATGGCAATAGAAGAACAG gaatatgatgaaatgAGTGGTATTTACCACTGCAATTCAATCGCATCGATAATGGAGCAAATATCAAAGGCAACACACGAAGCAAATCAAGCAGCAATTATTTATGCAGCTTCAGTTGGTATTTTAAGCAAAGCGGAGCATTCGAGTGGGATACACTTGAATGTGAATGCACGAATTACGGAGCTTTTCCAAAAAACTTTTTTGCTCGACGGAGGACCGTTTACATCGTATGATTCAGAAAAGTCGTTATTGCCACTCATTATGTTTACATCAGTCGAAGAAGCACTCAGAATTAGTCCAAGTGTTTTGGTCTATGATCCAAGGAGAACACCAGAGACTCTAGCTGATCTCAGGATTCACTGCAATCTCAAGCCAGATGAGTTTACCGCAGAATTTTGTAATTTAGATTtggtaagtttaatgaaTGTGAACTACTAG
- a CDS encoding hypothetical protein (encoded by transcript BEWA_046020A) yields the protein MSLPRHYEPSTFEEHPVDLEYGDCHTDEAGHLLLKEFEGVPSHNILNTVGSEVSARSVACNCRTEKLKKGLDDQAWLDRLVGCTESYMYLMLPKRKERARLGLLERDGWRDLIAEAIDPILHGDILNILPEHARSMSLFSLDPNAPIMTIRSNANLNGDTEEWCRLRKEDLIDVTSDTEVYMKTDSDVPLEEEIGIKRRKKRWRER from the exons ATGTCACTTCCACGGCATTACGAACCATCAACATTTGAAGAACATCCAGTTGATCTCGAGTACGGTGATTGCCATACAGACGAGGCTGGACATCTCCTCCTAAAGGAGTTTGAAGGAGTTCCATCGCATAATATTCTGAACACCGTTGGAAGTGAGGTATCCGCCAGAAGCGTTGCTTGCAACTGCAGAACTGAAAAGCTTAAAAAGGGACTAGACGATCAAGCGTGGTTGGACAGGCTTGTAGGATGTACTGAAAGCTACATGTACCTGATGCTTCCAAAGAGGAAAGAAAGAGCCAGACTTGGGCTATTGGAACGTGATGGATGGAGAGACCTAATCGCTGAGGCCATCGATCCCATACTACACGGAGAT attttaaacattttgCCAGAACACGCAAGGTCAATGAGCTTATTCTCACTTGATCCAAATGCACCAATTATGACCATTCGATCAAATGCAAATTTGAATGGAGATACTGAAGAGTGGTGCAGACTTCGCAAGGAAGACCTCATTGATGTTACGAGTGATACCGAAGTTTACATGAAGACAGACAGTGATGTCCctctggaagaagaaattgGAATTAAGCGGAGAAAGAAGAGATGGAGAGAGCGATAA
- a CDS encoding conserved hypothetical protein (encoded by transcript BEWA_046040A): MKEEYEEEDVPLPYKDFKSFAKYQSDVLKSETDDFLKRHNLRLKKYILPSELPPWAKSFDEVLDTGKEFEPLTTVYRHKHFLKARILHNWSYIETRWNRSKDPRNKNIPFDLRPLTTEILNQLDVVNEDMLDPEFSGLLVTLNTYSYLPEEDGTTAKTADVSGSKKTDDPSMAEYKHGNAGDYVQKNDKESVDNAVPGKVYTAMHNLQKSAHENPTSAHSTTYMDMAIDKSLPVDVSIDINLEPEDDSLSMHMPVKNTYDSMKSTDSVGKQGDADSVASGFSMQNSDSIDSLNNNDSRSLNSESTEAAKSEKTLETCDALSTDSSDLDFILNSDASEETNETMHGELKRVKFANSSASKGNHNSQGSVDASQDAKPSESQQTDEFTSTTSEKLTDSNSIHFESKDSAPVHEHGASEATGDTVDSSTKHVKFVDQDEISKTSTDEKGENNEKRVSFILIFTVIYGQGCHK; this comes from the coding sequence ATGAAAGAGGAATACGAAGAGGAAGATGTCCCTCTTCCTTACAAGGACTTCAAGTCCTTTGCCAAATATCAGAGTGATGTTCTCAAATCAGAAACTGACGATTTCCTCAAGAGACATAATCTAAGGCTTAAAAAGTATATCCTTCCGTCAGAGCTTCCTCCATGGGCAAAAAGCTTTGACGAAGTTCTGGATACTGGAAAGGAATTTGAACCACTTACAACGGTATATAGACACAAGCACTTTTTAAAAGCCAGGATATTACACAACTGGAGCTACATTGAAACCAGATGGAACCGCTCAAAGGACCCTAGAAATAAAAACATCCCATTTGATTTGCGTCCTCTCACTACTGAAATTTTAAACCAACTTGATGTAGTTAATGAGGATATGTTGGACCCAGAGTTTTCAGGTCTATTAGTCACTCTAAACACATATTCATACCTTCCAGAGGAAGACGGGACAACTGCTAAAACAGCAGATGTATCCGGGAGTAAAAAGACGGATGACCCCTCGATGGCAGAATACAAACACGGAAATGCTGGAGACTATGTACagaaaaatgataaagagtccGTAGATAATGCAGTACCTGGGAAAGTATACACTGCTATGCATAATTTACAAAAAAGCGCACATGAAAATCCTACATCAGCTCACAGTACAACATACATGGATATGGCTATTGATAAATCATTACCGGTGGATGTTTCTATAGACATCAATTTGGAACCTGAAGATGATTCTCTTTCCATGCACATGCCGGTCAAGAATACATATGACTCTATGAAGAGCACTGATTCTGTAGGGAAGCAGGGTGATGCAGATAGTGTTGCCAGTGGTTTCTCTATGCAGAATAGTGATTCCATAGACTCTCTCAACAATAATGATTCAAGATCTCTGAATTCAGAATCCACAGAAGCTGCAAAATCTGAAAAGACACTCGAAACGTGCGATGCTTTATCTACAGATTCAAGCGACTTGGATTTCATCTTGAATAGTGACGCTAGCGAGGAGACAAATGAGACAATGCATGGAGAATTGAAGAGGGtaaaatttgcaaattcaTCTGCTAGCAAAGGTAATCATAATTCACAAGGTTCAGTGGATGCTTCTCAAGATGCTAAACCATCCGAAAGTCAACAAACTGATGAATTTACTAGTACAACGTCAGAAAAGCTTACGGACTCAAATTCCATACATTTTGAGAGCAAAGATTCTGCACCTGTACATGAACATGGTGCATCAGAAGCAACAGGAGATACTGTTGATAGTTCCACGAAACATGTAAAGTTTGTTGATCAAGATGAGATTTCAAAGACATCAACAGACGAAAAGGGAGAAAACAATGAAAAGAGGGTAAGTTTTATCCTTATATTTACTGTAATATATGGGCAAGGTTGCCACAAGTAA
- a CDS encoding hypothetical protein (encoded by transcript BEWA_046030A), whose product MIDINNPDISQCRSFEASIAGISSKVYFVNPGATITKVKSNDKDIWQAERGGKFIYCIAFLKGNSVPMLLLSLSYDAEMENLKVEGTLTTFTLDISSPKETEEFEVLNYVRYGAQTYIYVPKDTNDIDFVRDKDIDIWKAAEGTGEMFSL is encoded by the exons ATGATTGATATAAATAATCCAGATATATCACAATGCCGATCCTTTGAAGCTAGTATTGCTGGAATCTCATCCAAAGTTTACTTTGTTAATCCAGGTGCTACTATAACAAAGGTTAAGAGCAATGACAAAGATATTTGGCAAGCAGAGCGCGGAGGGAAATTTATATATTGTATAGCCTTCCTTAAAGGAAATAGTGTACCAATGTTACTCCTTAG TTTGTCCTATGATGcagaaatggaaaatttaAAGGTAGAGGGTACTCTCACAACCTTTACGTTGGATATTTCTTCTCCTAAGGAGACAGAGGAGTTTGAAGTATTGAATTATGTTAGATATGGAGCTCAAACCTACATTTACGTTCCAAAGGATACAAATGACATAGATTTTGTAAGAGATAAAGATATAGATATCTGGAAGGCGGCTGAAGGTACTGGTGAGATGTTTTCTCTGTGA
- a CDS encoding signal peptide containing protein (encoded by transcript BEWA_045960A), which yields MKVSALLFYATALYRCFSAGVEPSGKPVPKGVSNVVPLNVKPPVMPKPTLRAGGKSEPAPLSSSEVPPPIPAIGRAAKERKKDNSDLRKITIAAMGTSSNEKIILDLSKAENRGINKDCTNKTLNDDEDVKVPHYVYTVESDKDLVKIVDDKRVIWDAKGTGARVFYAILILKDGHKFLSFRASTGSYKLETKFASDFSGKWELVNEFDHNTQLAGTVVVPTCLYLSNPDQKLVDVKNISVEGVKGLKYQAKDVNKGITCIFEREPEEHSAKEDVPAPKSEADKPAEPTVKLTGAAALIASDFEDFSDFEDDDAEDETNSSHIWGTKIDGQRCVEISVFSDTKGPNVLSLSIINPDGLTLLQYLVKDRGFWKLTSRVKYLEQLKSL from the coding sequence ATGAAAGTTTCTGCTCTTCTATTTTACGCTACTGCTTTATACAGGTGCTTTTCAGCCGGTGTTGAACCCTCTGGGAAACCTGTTCCTAAAGGGGTATCTAATGTGGTACCATTGAATGTTAAACCCCCTGTGATGCCGAAACCGACTCTGAGAGCCGGTGGGAAATCAGAGCCTGCTCCATTATCATCGTCTGAAGTTCCTCCACCAATTCCAGCCATAGGAAGAGCGGCTAAAGAACGTAAAAAGGACAATTCAGACCTAAGAAAGATAACAATAGCTGCAATGGGAACAAGTTCAAACGAAAAGATTATTTTGGATCTCAGCAAAGCTGAAAATCGTGGTATAAATAAAGACTGCACAAATAAAACTCTTaatgatgatgaagatgttaaaGTACCGCATTATGTTTATACAGTAGAATCAGATAAGGATCTTGTTAAAATAGTAGACGATAAACGTGTGATATGGGATGCTAAGGGAACAGGCGCTAGGGTATTCTATGCCATTCTCATACTTAAGGATGGCCACAAATTCCTTTCGTTCCGTGCTTCTACTGGGAGCTATAAGCTTGAAACAAAGTTTGCAAGTGACTTTAGTGGAAAGTGGGAACTTGTCAATGAATTCGATCACAACACTCAGTTGGCTGGTACTGTTGTGGTACCAACTTGCTTATATCTTTCTAACCCAGACCAGAAACTTGtagatgtaaagaataTCTCAGTAGAAGGTGTAAAAGGTCTGAAATATCAAGCAAAGGACGTCAATAAGGGAATAACTTGTATATTCGAACGAGAACCCGAAGAACATTCTGCCAAAGAAGATGTTCCAGCGCCAAAATCAGAAGCTGATAAGCCAGCAGAACCGACTGTTAAGCTTACAGGAGCTGCTGCATTAATCGCTTCTGATTTTGAAGATTTTTCAGACTTTGAGGATGATGATGCAGAAGATGAAACTAATAGTAGTCATATTTGGGGAACTAAAATCGACGGACAAAGATGCGTTGAGATTTCTGTATTTTCCGACACAAAGGGACCAAATGTTCTCTCCTTGAGCATAATAAATCCAGATGGGTTAACTTTGCTTCAGTATCTAGTTAAGGACAGGGGATTCTGGAAGTTGACTAGCAGGGTCAAGTATCTTGAACAGCTCAAGAGTCTGTAA
- a CDS encoding hypothetical protein (encoded by transcript BEWA_045990A), translating to MRYGAKEESTEVAHEQPDSEKTYGEWESHRNHLKGRPLKDTTEPDTQPTPLPDLKSKIDSTLFDLEEGKENGIKVLKLKAKTDTKVTELAFDGVSLWQGRDPKDACSLVFFYLGPNNDPVAALYRFKRDGKLIEGYRQFSGGKWFRVSGAVFKKLIGKNTPVTKHEEPSNNEGSKYVQPKEEVSKETSATEALTQSSE from the exons atGCGGTATGGA GCCAaggaagagtctactgAGGTAGCTCATGAACAACCAGACTCTGAGAAAACTTATGGTGAATGGGAAAGTCATAGAAATCATCTCAAGGGTAGACCTCTAAAAGATACTACTGAGCCAGATACTCAGCCCACTCCTCTACCCGATCTCAAATCCAAGATTGATTCTACTCTCTTTGATCTTGAAGAAGGGAAAGAGAATGGTATCAAGGTTCTTAAACTAAAGGCTAAGACTGATACTAAGGTTACCGAGCTCGCATTTGATGGTGTATCACTATGGCAGGGTAGGGATCCAAAGGATGCCTGTTCCTTGGTCTTCTTCTACCTTGGACCAAATAATGACCCAGTGGCTGCCTTGTATAGATTCAAGAGAGACGGAAAACTGATTGAAGGTTACCGTCAATTCTCTGGTGGGAAGTGGTTCCGAGTCAGTGGAGCTGTCTTCAAGAAATTGATAGGGAAGAATACCCCTGTTACAAAACATGAAGAACCATCTAATAATGAGGGATCGAAATATGTTCAACCCAAGGAGGAAGTATCTAAAGAGACTTCTGCAACAGAAGCACTCACTCAAAGCAGTGAATAG
- a CDS encoding hypothetical protein (encoded by transcript BEWA_045980A) — protein MHIHRLDIGTRVNNPGDGIIRTENKDGVPNGYSSLKYSSTDGKPFDISVLYINGKPLKSIIILVTAIISIVTYCRRGRVLLVHFLILGEIYYYIFNPDTKSEETENVFIEFAPVYNQGLSEEDVKILLRHIRTNRGFNLVHLIEKNRELAGKLIDHSDLIFDISKNPGGHSQGYPCNIKGIYIFVDVRWKIGDNIVRVQHTPTVYSSEFHVKGIESGSGNCIKVKGGLPNDPITEFSVYYYTEDVLYENPIFITLKITNHHKDHIPGYYILSRNANGIWDLRQTSPLVYSSTSDIQEIARNIATYNRLLVDKISDESLRTKLGDIRQGLSIDLTKTNDPPTEESSLTIMSEASSYDSDGIRIPYKKYNDARGYSIVRHASTIPYFTVQSIRTGTDNDIAEDDLPPFGTLFGRLNVYYADYSYKNALLIELRCLYDYPGTDDSSTCIDYYYISDENNEWVAYRLETKAPKWGKEYDTSGRNALIAYVKQTDGKIAPERLGEKLGNSLSKYQPRRINVKQEIKEVTEDPLDTEEEDDEDGDARKGSIAGLGLLSSMDNNPHYDKGQNTTGYIFGFIIVIIILCLYSYFAFSSVRKFARIPYIGRLSHSPFINRRLHRHYT, from the coding sequence ATGCATATTCACCGACTAGATATCGGTACTAGGGTCAATAATCCCGGTGATGGGATAATACGCACTGAGAATAAGGACGGGGTTCCCAATGGGTATAgctctttaaaatatagCAGCACTGATGGAAAACCGTTTGATATATCCGTTTTATATATTAACGGAAAACCGCTCAAAAGCATCATCATCTTGGTAACAGCTATTATATCCATTGTAACATATTGCAGGAGAGGTAGGGTCCTGCTAGTACACTTTTTGATACTTGGCGAAATTTATTACTATATCTTCAATCCGGACACAAAATCAGAAGAAACTGAGAATGTTTTTATAGAGTTTGCACCAGTTTATAATCAAGGGTTATCTGAAGAGGATGTGAAAATTTTGCTCAGGCACATAAGGACTAACCGAGGATTTAATCTCGTACATCTTATTGAGAAGAATAGGGAACTCGCGGGAAAGCTTATTGATCACTCAGACCTCATAtttgacatttcaaaaaaCCCTGGTGGTCATTCACAGGGCTATCCTTGCAATATTAAGGGTATATACATCTTTGTTGATGTCAGATGGAAAATAGGTGATAATATAGTCCGAGTCCAACACACTCCTACTGTTTACAGTAGTGAATTCCACGTCAAGGGTATTGAGAGTGGCAGTGGTAACTGCATAAAAGTCAAGGGAGGTCTACCAAATGACCCTATCACTGAGTTTAGTGTATACTATTATACGGAGGATGTTTTGTACGAAAATCCCATCTTTATAACTTTAAAGATTACTAATCACCATAAGGATCACATTCCAGGCTACTACATTCTCTCAAGGAATGCCAATGGAATATGGGACCTTCGTCAAACATCTCCGCTTGTATATTCAAGTACCTCTGATATTCAAGAGATTGCCAGGAATATAGCTACATACAATAGGCTTCTTGTTGACAAAATATCAGATGAGAGTCTTAGAACAAAACTTGGAGATATAAGGCAAGGCCTATCTATTGATTTGACAAAGACCAATGATCCTCCTACAGAAGAGAGCAGCTTAACTATAATGAGTGAGGCTAGTAGTTATGACTCTGATGGAATACGAATACCTTACAAAAAGTATAATGATGCACGTGGTTACTCTATAGTTAGGCATGCTTCTACCATTCCCTATTTTACCGTCCAGAGTATCAGGACAGGTACAGACAATGATATAGCTGAAGATGATCTTCCTCCCTTTGGAACCCTCTTTGGAAGACTAAATGTCTACTACGCTGACTATTCATACAAGAACGCACTACTTATTGAGCTCAGATGTCTCTATGATTATCCTGGCACAGATGACTCTTCCACCTGCATCGACTATTACTACATTTCTGACGAAAATAATGAGTGGGTAGCTTACAGATTGGAAACAAAAGCCCCAAAATGGGGAAAGGAGTACGACACTTCAGGCAGAAATGCTTTAATTGCATATGTCAAGCAGACTGATGGAAAGATTGCCCCTGAAAGGCTTGGAGAAAAACTAGGAAACAGTTTGTCCAAATATCAACcaagaagaataaatgttAAACAGGAGATAAAAGAGGTAACAGAGGATCCTTTGGATactgaggaagaagatgacGAAGATGGTGATGCTCGAAAAGGGTCCATTGCTGGATTGGGGTTACTGTCCAGTATGGATAATAACCCACATTATGATAAAGGGCAAAATACTACTGGATATATTTTTGGATTCATAATAGTCATTATAATATTGTGTCTCTACAGTTATTTTGCATTTTCCTCTGTTCGCAAATTTGCACGTATTCCTTACATTGGAAGATTATCACATAGTCCTTTTATTAACAGGCGTCTACATCGCCATTACACTTAA
- a CDS encoding hypothetical protein (encoded by transcript BEWA_046000A), producing MSTCYKSNFWSSYADIEIARNDLGKTYKDSCSNVISLENGKPPATGYKRYNHLLFPWVYINDVKHNNERQRELIGLGSKGYKGVTVIYWSYDHDNLLPLLVGLTTDKKNYTYYEKSGYYLGNSWKRIGTKEAELPKKLKEISSSRKDVISIRLHATTGNLQKYVHTPDLLAMIVLSTNDVNGGIPFYVKNLLTHYVSASVYFWNEDQNNERPLLLELYHGASVYFKITPDGKKWINDNITTSNINRVLDKENCRRNGAHQIDISKNVSNDYKCLNPECNVNIEVSALSISDYSRSDHHISGRSSTISVVKFKDNGVEQTGLPSVKGVQYITVFFYPDKDGIPLLIDYQGSNSHKWFKRTSSTVNTWQKVPEKDRPEHDGDHKNILINLLDSYSPEVTIDIHNIGVQQKEGKYVYTDPDSGQEITVIRKEVEDLYKSTEYLQLIHGTSNYYSFKLKAVKRGKEILNNISTAEIFTSVTVYYRKEDDSRKSTWIKDINTSALENKGIKTKLDDIRKLRSSDVKDKLQKGLPKPKHSQSPPQKSKPSPDKSKSESSHENVGEDEVYFDKSTPVGPAVGGTIGALVAAVVIVLLKRQSLVLRLLKSRINLYKDKPQLCWLRRATTVPAIDVIYIMMAILAGWTTKDNTSTQAHSPIIASDFLYNTLVDRMFQESFYDRSILSQLKKKTVHFISKLYDLMSRALIGIKTSGSDSVIITTLYPQFNIRLVHVYFNLLYRHSDHLRFLGFLLSSTQARATKKDSLRCLIFIKNPGFDGFICYGYSPDVRVEFPDLWPLVFTSVSQDDPNYIYDVLNPNILHIRGNEVDSAKGIIVERLRIALEAKHVMEDEEEEDDD from the exons ATGAGTACTTGTTACAAAAGCAACTTTTGGAGCAGTTATGCAGATATAGAAATTGCTAGAAATGATCTAGGAAAGACCTACAAGGACTCTTGTAGTAATGTAATAAGCcttgaaaatggaaaacCACCTGCCACTGGCTACAAGAGATACAACCATTTACTATTCCCATGGGTCTATATTAATGATGTTAAGCATAATAATGAAAGACAAAGGGAGCTTATAGGTCTAGGAAGTAAAGGCTACAAAGGAGTAACAGTAATATATTGGAGTTATGATCACGATAACCTGCTGCCATTATTGGTTGGACTTACCACAGATAAAAAGAACTATACATACTATGAGAAGTCTGGGTACTATCTTGGTAATTCATGGAAAAGAATTGGAACTAAGGAAGCGGAACTTCCAAAAAAACTCAAGGAAATCAGTAGTTCACGAAAGGACGTGATTTCAATTAGACTACATGCAACAACAGGGAA TCTACAAAAATACGTTCATACTCCTGATCTTTTGGCAATGATTGTTCTTTCAACAAATGATGTTAACGGAGGTATACCATTTTATGTCAAAAATCTACTTACTCATTACGTTAGTGCCTCGGTATATTTCTGGAATGAAGACCAAAACAATGAAAGGCCGTTACTGCTAGAGCTATACCATGGAGCATCAGTATATTTTAAGATTACTCCAGATGGTAAAAAGTGGATTAATGACAATATAACTACATCAAATATTAATAGGGTGCTTGATAAAGAGAACTGCAGGCGCAACGGAGCTCATCAAATTGATATCTCGAAAAATGTCAGTAATGATTACAAGTGTCTAAATCCGGAGTGTAACGTTAACATTGAAGTGTCGGCTCTTTCCATTTCAGATTACTCCAGGTCTGATCACCATATTTCTGGTCGTTCATCTACCATTTCCGTAGtaaaatttaaagataATGGTGTTGAACAAACGGGACTCCCATCTGTTAAGGGTGTACAGTATATTACCGTCTTCTTCTACCCCGATAAAGACGGGATTCCACTCCTTATTGATTACCAAGGATCTAATAGTCACAAGTGGTTTAAGAGGACATCTTCCACTGTGAATACTTGGCAAAAAGTTCCTGAGAAAGATAGACCTGAACATGATGGTGATcacaaaaatattttgataaacCTTCTGGATTCCTATTCTCCAGAAGTTACCATAGACATTCATAACATAGGTGTGCAACAGAAAGAAGGGAAGTATGTTTATACTGATCCTGATAGTGGTCAAGAGATAACAGTTATAAGGAAAGAGGTTGAAGATTTATACAAAAGTACGGAGTATCTTCAGTTGATTCATGGGACCAGTAATTATTATAGCTTCAAACTAAAGGCAGTTAAACGTGGAAAGGAGATACTTAATAATATTTCCACTGCTGAAATATTTACCTCCGTAACAGTATACTACCgtaaagaagatgattcTC GTAAATCAACATGGATCAAAGATATTAATACATCTGCTCTTGAAAACAAAGGTATAAAAACTAAACTTGATGATATTAGGAAGTTACGTTCGTCTGATGTAAAAGATAAGTTGCAAAAAGGTTTACCTAAACCAAAACATAGTCAGTCTCCTCCTCAGAAATCCAAACCTAGTCCTGATAAATCAAAATCCGAATCTTCCCACGAAAATGTAGGTGAAGACGAAGTTTATTTTGATAAATCCACGCCAGTCGGTCCAGCAGTTGGAGGAACCATAGGAGCATTGGTAGCTGCAGTGGTCATTGTCCTGCTA AAACGTCAAAGCTTGGTACTTCGTCTTTTAAAGAGTAGAATAAACCTCTACAAGGACAAGCCACAGCTGTGTTGGCTGCGGAGGGCTACTACAGTTCCAGCGATCGATGTAATATACATAATGATGGCAATATTGGCTGGGTGGACCACAAAGGACAACACTTCAACGCAGGCTCATTCTCCAATCATAGCGTCAGACTTTCTCTACAATACTCTCGTGGACAGAATGTTCCAGGAGTCATTCTACGATCGCAGCATATTATCACAgttgaagaagaagacTGTGCACTTTATCTCGAAATTATACGATCTG ATGTCACGTGCTCTCATTGGTATTAAAACTTCAGGCTCAGATTCAGTAATAATCACGACTTTGTATCCGCAATTCAACATTAGGTTAGTGCATGTCTACTTTAATCTTCTTTACAGGCACAGTGACCACTTGAGGTTTCTCGGGTTTCTTCTCTCTTCCACTCAGGCAAGAGCAACGAAAAAGGACAGCTTGCGTTGTCTCATATTCATCAAGAACCCAGGATTCGATGGGTTCATTTGCTATGGATACTCTCCTGACGTAAGGGTGGAGTTTCCAGACCTCTGGCCTCTGGTCTTCACCTCGGTATCACAAGACGATCCAAACTACATTTACGATGTGCTTAACCCGAACATATTGCATATAAGGGGTAACGAAGTCGACTCTGCCAAGGGAATTATTGTTGAGCGACTCAGAATCGCACTAGAAGCCAAACACGTAATGGAGgacgaagaagaggaagatgatgattAG
- a CDS encoding signal peptide containing protein (encoded by transcript BEWA_045970A), with protein MKVFSLFLLTYLGVSHCMGTGNAPLPDVVLDLENLDPLNVCKHENVVDGVTYTCYFPSVGGIFGKVLDGEVTLWEAEGEERCTGVSSRSVGDSVLLTLSVLPPGGRLGLKYCMKRHDGKWENAEKDSFFKKLGGVRGISKPSTLALPSDGTQSKGSRAAPFVLDLSKPDEAKLDVYKHDIDKVVLKDYFPLRDHITSVVESGTSVWRAEADQKCFLAKSYTKEKHILFSVCIKNNNGYVDKYFEKADGVWNEVDREVFSEKVRVLLGISE; from the coding sequence ATGAAGGTCTTCTCACTGTTTTTGTTGACATACTTGGGAGTCTCCCATTGTATGGGCACCGGAAACGCTCCTCTTCCTGACGTTGTCCTTGATCTTGAGAACCTTGACCCTTTGAATGTATGCAAACATGAAAATGTAGTGGACGGAGTTACCTACACCTGCTACTTTCCTAGCGTCGGTGGCATATTCGGAAAGGTCTTGGACGGAGAAGTCACTCTCTGGGAAGCTgaaggagaagagagaTGCACCGGAGTATCCTCAAGGTCTGTGGGCGACTCTGTCCTTCTCACCCTCTCCGTATTACCACCTGGTGGTAGACTCGGACTCAAGTACTGCATGAAGAGGcatgatggaaagtgggAAAATGCTGAAAAGGATAGTTTCTTCAAGAAGCTTGGTGGAGTGAGAGGAATTTCTAAACCTTCCACTTTAGCACTTCCTAGTGATGGAACTCAGTCTAAGGGATCCAGAGCAGCCCCCTTCGTTTTGGACCTTTCAAAACCTGATGAGGCAAAGTTAGATGTATACAAACATGACATTGATAAAGTAGTTCTTAAGGATTATTTCCCACTAAGGGATCATATTACTTCTGTCGTAGAATCTGGAACTTCTGTTTGGAGGGCTGAAGCCGACCAAAAGTGTTTCCTTGCCAAGTCTTATACAAAGGAAAAGCACATACTGTTTTCCGTATGTATAAAGAATAATAATGGATACGTTgacaagtactttgaaaaggctGATGGAGTATGGAATGAGGTCGATAGGGAAGTATTCAGTGAGAAGGTAAGGGTACTATTGGGAATATCCGAATGA